The following are encoded in a window of Castanea sativa cultivar Marrone di Chiusa Pesio chromosome 5, ASM4071231v1 genomic DNA:
- the LOC142635272 gene encoding senescence-specific cysteine protease SAG12-like, translating to MALIQQKKLIAITFFILETFISGAMSRNFPDAPLYERYEQWMAQHGRKYINSVEKEKRFNIFKDNLEYIDKFNNGGNRTFKLGVNKFSDLTSEEFLAYYTGFKISTQPSSLNATRFRYEALTEELPGTMDWRERGAVTDVKNQGTCGACWAFSATAAIEGAIQIKTGNLISLSEQQLVDCSKNGNVGCGGGNMNNAFRYILQNNGIATEETYPYQEADGTCDQQEASTISAQITEILSISPGDEAQLLQAVATQPVSIGISSSPDFQHYESGVFTGQCGTDLNHAVTAVGYGTSDDGIKYWLMKNQWGPDWGEGGYMRIQRDSGVGGGLCGLSSMASYPTV from the exons ATGGCCTTAATACAGCAAAAAAAACTTATCGCAATCACGTTTTTCATTCTAGAGACTTTTATATCTGGAGCCATGTCCCGCAATTTTCCTGATGCCCCCCTTTACGAGAGATATGAACAATGGATGGCTCAGCATGGACGCAAATACATTAACAGTGTAGAGAAAGAAAAGCGTTTCAATATATTTAAGGACAACTTGGAATATattgataaatttaataatGGTGGGAATCGCACTTTTAAGCTAGGCGTCAATAAATTTTCGGACTTAACAAGTGAAGAATTTCTTGCCTATTATACTGGATTCAAGATTTCTACCCAACCAAGTTCTCTCAATGCAACAAGGTTTAGGTACGAAGCCCTTACCGAAGAACTTCCAGGAACTATggattggagagagagaggggctgTTACCGACGTAAAGAACCAAGGCACTTGCG GAGCTTGCTGGGCCTTTTCAGCAACGGCAGCAATAGAAGGGGCCATCCAAATCAAAACTGGCAACTTGATTTCTTTGTCTGAGCAACAACTAGTGGACTGTTCAAAAAATGGCAATGTTGGCTGCGGAGGTGGTAACATGAATAATGCCTTTCGCTATATACTACAAAATAACGGAATAGCCACTGAAGAAACTTACCCATATCAGGAAGCTGATGGAACTTGTGACCAGCAAGAGGCATCTACTATTTCAGCTCAGATAACTGAAATTTTAAGTATAAGTCCCGGTGATGAGGCACAATTACTTCAAGCAGTGGCCACCCAGCCAGTTTCAATTGGCATTTCGTCTAGTCCAGATTTTCAACATTATGAAAGCGGCGTTTTCACAGGACAGTGTGGGACCGATTTAAACCATGCCGTTACTGCAGTTGGGTATGGAACGAGTGATGATGGTATCAAGTATTGGTTAATGAAGAATCAATGGGGGCCCGATTGGGGTGAGGGTGGCTATATGAGGATTCAAAGAGACTCTGGTGTTGGAGGAGGTCTTTGTGGCCTTAGCTCGATGGCTTCCTATCCAACTGTTTAG
- the LOC142635273 gene encoding uncharacterized protein LOC142635273: MGAMSKKWELPLGALEIEAKAVEEGVRLAWDLGLKQIIIESDSQIVVNSIRDHHLAPSSIQKVIEGLIVDLRSFEEWKVSHICRRSNSAAHIMARHAKFVIDRVIWVEDTPPIIAAQVQHDVLYMTSFRIN, encoded by the coding sequence ATGGGAGCAATGAGTAAAAAATGGGAGCTACCCCTGGGTGCATTAGAGATTGAAGCTAAAGCGGTAGAAGAGGGGGTTCGGCTTGCTTGGGATCTTGGCCTTAAACAAATTATCATTGAGAGTGATTCTCAAATAGTGGTTAACTCAATTCGGGACCATCACTTAGCACCGAGTAGCATCCAAAAGGTCATAGAGGGCTTAATTGTGGATCTTCGAAGTTTTGAAGAGTGGAAAGTTTCTCATATTTGCAGAAGGTCAAATTCTGCAGCTCACATTATGGCAAGGCATGCCAAATTTGTAATAGATAGGGTCATATGGGTGGAGGATACCCCACCTATAATTGCTGCACAAGTGCAGCATGATGTTCTCTATATGACTTCTTTTCGTATTAATTGA
- the LOC142635553 gene encoding uncharacterized protein LOC142635553 — protein sequence MTSNSSCLLLNFPFQVRSLTNYTSNNKNIPFLRLTNPSSLRFRLQAPPTPQSIATSAAMEADQSTTTTTTSTSTSSSGSCPPMNLLFVEMGVGYDQHGQDITAAAMRACRDAISSNSIPAFRRGSIPGVTSDQMKLQIKLGVPHSLQQSLDIERVKSVFPYGKIVKFEVVDGGLICSSGVHVEEMGDKNDDCYIVNAAVYVGY from the exons ATGACTTCCAACTCCTCCTGCTTACTCCTAAATTTCCCATTTCAAGTTCGTTCGCTCACTAATTACACTTCCAATAATAAGAATATCCCATTTCTCCGTCTCACAAACCCATCGTCTCTCCGATTCCGACTCCAAGCTCCTCCAACTCCTCAATCCATAGCCACATCGGCAGCCATGGAAGCCGACCAAagtaccaccaccaccaccaccagcacTAGCACAAGCAGCAGCGGCTCTTGCCCACCCATGAATCTCTTGTTCGTGGAAATGGGTGTGGGCTACGATCAACATGG GCAAGACATTACGGCTGCGGCTATGCGGGCATGCAGGGATGCCATCTCTTCCAACTCGATTCCGGCATTTCGTAGAG GGTCCATTCCAGGTGTTACATCCGATCAGATGAAACTACAGATTAAGCTGGGAGTCCCTCATTCTCTCCAGCAATCCTTGGATATTGAGAGGGTCAAGTCTGTCTTTCCTTA TgggaaaattgtgaaatttgaagTTGTGGATGGTGGACTTATATGCTCAAGTGGTGTTCATGTGGAAGAAATGGGCGACAAGAATGATGACTGTTACATAGTGAATGCTGCAGTATATGTTGGCTACTAG
- the LOC142635552 gene encoding protein trichome birefringence-like 38: MGFRFQALISWFLQVLLFLLSLEKARAAQLYNVTRLTRGRQQESVCNLFQGKWVIDPSYPLYDSSCPHIDPEFNCQKYGRPDKQYLNYAWKPDSCDLPRFDGMEFLRRWRGKKIMFVGDSLSLNMFESLSCMIYASVPSAKYNSVVSKESVTFQDYGVSLLLHRTPYLVDIVKEDVGRVLSLDSIQGGNSWKGMDMLIFNTWHWWTHTGDSQPWDYIRDGSNLYKDMDRLTAFNKGLNTWANWVDQNVDPTKTKVFFQGISPTHYQGKEWNQPKNTCSGEVEPLSGSTYPAGPPPATAVVNNVLSKIKNPVYLLDITTLSQLRKDAHPSAYSGEHPGNDCSHWCLPGLPDTWNQLLYTALSM; encoded by the exons ATGGGATTTCGTTTTCAGGCCTTAATCTCTTGGTTTCTTCAGGTTCTGCTCTTCTTGTTGTCTCTGGAGAAAGCAAGAGCTGCACAGCTCTACAACGTGACCAGGTTAACAAGAGGTAGGCAGCAAGAGAGCGTTTGCAATTTGTTCCAAGGCAAATGGGTTATTGATCCTTCATATCCTCTCTATGATTCAAGCTGTCCACACATAGACCCTGAGTTTAATTGCCAAAAGTATGGTAGACCTGATAAGCAGTACCTTAATTATGCTTGGAAACCTGATTCCTGTGACTTGCCCAG ATTTGATGGGATGGAATTTCTGAGGAGGTGGAGAGGGAAGAAGATAATGTTCGTGGGCGACTCACTGAGTCTGAACATGTTTGAATCATTATCATGTATGATTTACGCGTCAGTGCCCAGTGCCAAATACAACTCTGTGGTGAGTAAAGAGTCCGTGACCTTCCAG GACTATGGGGTTAGTTTGCTTCTCCATAGAACGCCATACCTAGTGGATATAGTGAAAGAAGATGTGGGCCGCGTGCTAAGCCTAGACTCAATCCAGGGTGGAAATTCATGGAAAGGGATGGACATGCTGATCTTCAACACGTGGCATTGGTGGACCCACACTGGAGACTCTCAGCC GTGGGATTATATCCGAGATGGGAGTAATTTGTACAAAGATATGGACCGTCTAACAGCATTTAATAAGGGGCTCAACACATGGGCTAACTGGGTTGATCAAAATGTTGATCCTACTAAAACCAAGGTCTTCTTTCAGGGGATTTCTCCCACCCATTATCA GGGCAAGGAGTGGAATCAACCCAAAAATACTTGTTCTGGAGAAGTTGAACCTCTATCTGGGTCAACCTATCCGGCAGGTCCACCACCAGCAACTGCTGTGGTGAACAATGTGTTAAGTAAGATTAAGAATCCTGTTTATTTGCTTGACATAACAACTCTCTCACAGTTGAGAAAAGATGCGCACCCCTCGGCTTATAGCGGTGAGCATCCAGGCAATGACTGTAGCCACTGGTGCCTTCCTGGATTGCCTGATACTTGGAACCAGCTCCTATACACGGCTCTCAGCATGTGA